The sequence GTTCGGCGAGCCGTCGAAGGGTTTTCGTCCCGGCTGCGGGTGCACGCACCGGAATTTGTTTGCCGCGTTGGAGGAGTTGGACTTTGACTGGGTCTCATCGGACCTGGTGTCGTTTACCGGCTGGATGTGGACGGTGGGCGAGTTCGACACGCCGCACGAGATGGAGCCTCCGGTTCGGCCGTACATGCGAACGGCAAAGCTGATGGAGTTTCCGATCCTCGATGACTTCGCGTTCCGGGTCAAGCCGGATCAGGTGGACCGGTTCGTGGAGCTGGGCCTGGCGTACTGGAACCGGTGCGTGGAGGAGGGTTGGCCGTTTATCGTCTGTTCGCACTGGCACGGGCTGGAGGCGAACCACGACACGGGCTATCGGGTGCACGAGCGGCTGCTGGATACGATCATGGGTTCGGGTCGGGCCGACCCGATGACACTGGGCGAGTATCACCGCAAGCTGCTGGCGGGCGAGTATCCGCTTGATCCGCCGGAGGTGCTGAATCCGCCGGACCCGCCGGGGTACCACGTGTGGCACTTTGAGGGCAAACGGTGAGGGCCGGTTCGCCCGGGAATTCGCGGAAAAAACTATGAACGGCCGGAGGTGGTGAGT is a genomic window of Phycisphaerae bacterium containing:
- a CDS encoding polysaccharide deacetylase family protein gives rise to the protein MSKGKSPLLWTNDDLGRDGAESLRRMVEFLGRYKVPGSFATVPVALTKEGPRFIDDDAALRDQIAKARSAGHEFFQHGTTHVCIEYGMSDPRMYHAKLMGHAEAREVTRQRPYYERFWTLEAIKAQIEWGRDAWIRAFGEPSKGFRPGCGCTHRNLFAALEELDFDWVSSDLVSFTGWMWTVGEFDTPHEMEPPVRPYMRTAKLMEFPILDDFAFRVKPDQVDRFVELGLAYWNRCVEEGWPFIVCSHWHGLEANHDTGYRVHERLLDTIMGSGRADPMTLGEYHRKLLAGEYPLDPPEVLNPPDPPGYHVWHFEGKR